In bacterium, the DNA window CATTGTGTGCATGGATACCCAAAGGAAAATTTGTCTTTAATTCTTTGATTATATTTTCTATCTCATCTGGAAAAGAACCACCGTTTGTATCACAAAGAACAACCATTTCACAACCACCATTTATTGCTGCTTCCATAACCATTTTTGCATATTTTGGATTCTCCTTATAGCCATCAAAGAAATGCTCACAATCAAAGAATACCCTTTTTCCTTTTTTTCTTAAGAATTTAATAGATTCCTCAATTATCTTTAAGTTTCTCTCAAGGGATATTCTTAAAACATTCCTTACATGGAAGTCCCATGTCTTTCCAAATATAGTGATTATCTCTGTATCTGATGAGATAAGCCCAAGAAGATTAGGGTCATCAGGGGGTGTGTATTTTGGATGGCTGGTTGAGCCAAAGGCAACAATCTTTGAAGATTTTAGTTTTTCTTTTTTTATTTCCTTAAAAAACCTTTTGTCTTTTGGGTTTGAAAATGGCCATCCTCCCTCAATATAGTCAATTCCAAGCCTATCCATGATTCTTGCTATGGCAATCTTATCCGATAAGGAAAAAGATATGCCCTCCATCTGAGCGCCATCCCTTAATGTTGTATCGTAAAGCTCAATCTTCATTTTATTTTTCAATTCTTAAACTCCCCATTCAAAAGACCTTAATTTTATACCCTATCTTCACTATCCTTGATGGGTTTCCTCCCAAGAGGTCAATGGCACAAAGAGAAAAAGAAAGGTTTTGGGCAAGCAAAAATTTTGCTCCTAAGTTAAATCCTGCCCCTTTATTTTCACTACCCTTATCAATAGGAATGCCCTCTATCTCAGTAAGAAGGGTGAATTTAGGACCCAAGGCTAATTCAGTTCCAGAGAATAAGGAAAGTCCTCCTTTCTCGTAATCCTCTACATCAACAAGGAATCCAAAGCTTAAGCTATGCTCAAGAGAAAATAGAATAACAGGCTTCGTAGCCACAAGATATAGCCCCTTTAGCCCCTTTATTCTTTTTTCTTCCCATCTTTTTTTATATCCATAGGGGTCATTGTAGCCTAAAGAGATGCTTGGAATTTTTTCACCTCCCGATGTAGCTTTTATTTTAAGAAAAAGAAGTAAGGGAAGACTTGTTTCTATCTTTTCATCTCCTATGACATTTTGCATATCCAGAGGAACACCAACAAAGACATTATTAGAAAGTCCCAATCCAGAATTCATTACTACACCACCATTGTCATAGATTCTAAAGGAAAGGGAAAGGTCTCCTTTTTTTAGGGTCTCTGCATTAGGAATATTGACAAGGTCAATAGAGTAGACAAGGCTTGCCAGCAAGAAGGCACAAAGGGACAAAGGCACAAAGGCACAAAGTTTTAATGATTTTGATTTTTGATTTTTTATTAAATCCTTACCCAATAGTTTTGCGTTTTGCACTTTGCGTTTTTAAGTTTTTATCATACCTTTTCAATTGGAATGGCAAGGGATGTTTGGGTTCCTGCCACCTCCTGGAATTGAATAACAAACTCAGCGGCATCTCTTTCATTTTCTGCTTCAAAGATTAACAAAAGCTCTGGCTTTCCAAATAGAAAAAGGCTCTCCTTTATGTGAATAACCTCGGGTATCTTTGCATATTTTAAGAATATCTCAAGGGCTTCCCTTGTCTTTCCAGGGAGTGTATTAAGGGTTGTAACAAAAAGCATCTTTTAACCTAAAAAGCCAAGTGCTCATCTTATCTTGAGTTCTTTATTGACTCAAGGACATTGATAAATTCAGAAAGGCCTGAATCTGGAACAACAATAGCATTTCTTCTTCCTGAAGATTTTTCAACAATCCTTAAAAACTTTCCATTTGGATTTTCTTTATACTCAAAGAAAAATATCTTTGATTCCACATCCAGCCTTTTTGTTAATATCTCCTTATCTATATCTTTCATTTTAACTTAAAAATTATAATAATTCTATAAAAATATTAGCAAGTGTTTTTTTAAGGCACCTGAAATAGGAAGAAACATTTGGAATTGTAAATTTTAATTTAAAATGCTAAATTTGCAATTTGCCACGAATAATCTCCATCTCTGGTTTTGTTACACCACCTAAAACGCTTACCTAAAGTCTATACCCTTAAGATTATCCAGATACCAACCCCAATCAGCAGGATTCCAGATATAACAGATATTGCGGAAAAATACCTCCTTATTTTAGAAAAGAAGGCAAAGAATGTGGAAATACCCATACTTACGAGAAGGAAAGGCAATCCCAGCCCTAATGAATAGAAGGCCAAAAGCAAGATACCCTGTTTAACACTTTCCTCAGTAGCGGCAAGTGAAAGGATTGAACCCAAGATTGGCCCAATACAGGGTGTCCAACCAAAGCCAAAGGCTATCCCTATCAGGAAAGAGCCCAAGATAGTAGCAGGCCTCTTCTTGAAATGAAACCTCTTCTCATATTGGAGAAACCCTATCTTGAATGCCCCCAAGAGATGAAGCCCGAATATGATCACGATTATCCCTAAGATTATGCGAATTATCCCTTTATGGCTTAAGATGAATCTGCCCATATAGGTGGCAGAAGCCCCTAATAAGACAAAGATAGATGAAAAGCCTAAGATGAAAAGAAAAGTGGCGATTAAGATTTTTTTCAAACCCTTTCTTCCGGGAGCATCTTGCAGCTTGTCTACAGATAGCCCAGAAATAAAGGAGATATAGGCAGGGAAAAGCGGCAGGACACAAGGGCAGAGGAACGATAATAGCCCGGCGGAAAAGGCAATGAGTAAAGAGACTTCATCCATCACTCTTTGAGGAGAGAATCTATCTCTTTCTCAAATACCTCTTTAGGACGATAACCTACGATTTTATTTTCTATATTGGCTTCTCTGTCTATGATAAAAGTAGTTGGTATCCCTCTTATTCCACCAAAGTCCTCGATTACCTTTTGATTTCCCATAACAATAGGGTAGTTTATTCCTGTCTCTTCTTTGAACTGCCTAACTTTATCCTGACTTTGATCAAGACTAAGGCCTATAATTATCAATCCTTTATCCTTGTATTGGCTGTAAAGCTGGATAAAGTCAGGAATCTCCATCCGGCAGGGTGGGCACCAGGTTGCCCAAAAATCCAAGATTATTACCTTACCACTGAATTCAGAAAGGGTTAAGGTTTCTCCATCTATGGTGGGTAAGGTAAAATCAGGTCCATTCCATATCTTTGCTTGCTTTGGGGGTTCCTCCTCAGCCACCTGCTTCTTAAGTATCTGCTCCTCTTCAGCCACTTGTTTCTTCTCAGCCACTTGCTCCTTCTTAGCCACCTGCTTTTCTTCAGCCACTTGCTTCTCTTCGGCTACCTGTTGCTTAGCTATCTGCTGCTCCTCTTCAGGCTGGCTTTCCTTTTTCCCACAACAGCTGACCAAGATCAGAAGCCCGATCACCAAGAATAATCTCTTCATCTTTACCACCTTAAACCTCTTTTTCCTCTTAAAACTTAAGAATCATTTTATCATAAGAGCAATTATTGCTCCCATAATCGCACCATATATTGCCCCACTAAATGGATTGCTGGTCAAAGGGCAAGTTCCCGATGAGCACTTGCCAAAGTATCCGATGATACCCCCTATACCTGCACCAATAATAGCTGCCAGGATAATTCTTCCCATCATAATAATCCTCCTCCTTTGTTTTATATTCTACAGCTTGGGGGTAACCTAAGTCAACTAAAAAGTAAATATGCCTAAATACTTATCCTTGAATTAGGGGGAATTCATCATAAGTATGTGTTTAGCTCCT includes these proteins:
- a CDS encoding cytochrome c biogenesis protein CcdA, translated to MDEVSLLIAFSAGLLSFLCPCVLPLFPAYISFISGLSVDKLQDAPGRKGLKKILIATFLFILGFSSIFVLLGASATYMGRFILSHKGIIRIILGIIVIIFGLHLLGAFKIGFLQYEKRFHFKKRPATILGSFLIGIAFGFGWTPCIGPILGSILSLAATEESVKQGILLLAFYSLGLGLPFLLVSMGISTFFAFFSKIRRYFSAISVISGILLIGVGIWIILRV
- a CDS encoding redoxin domain-containing protein, producing the protein MKRLFLVIGLLILVSCCGKKESQPEEEQQIAKQQVAEEKQVAEEKQVAKKEQVAEKKQVAEEEQILKKQVAEEEPPKQAKIWNGPDFTLPTIDGETLTLSEFSGKVIILDFWATWCPPCRMEIPDFIQLYSQYKDKGLIIIGLSLDQSQDKVRQFKEETGINYPIVMGNQKVIEDFGGIRGIPTTFIIDREANIENKIVGYRPKEVFEKEIDSLLKE
- a CDS encoding DUF3303 family protein; amino-acid sequence: MLFVTTLNTLPGKTREALEIFLKYAKIPEVIHIKESLFLFGKPELLLIFEAENERDAAEFVIQFQEVAGTQTSLAIPIEKV
- a CDS encoding DUF6132 family protein, producing the protein MMGRIILAAIIGAGIGGIIGYFGKCSSGTCPLTSNPFSGAIYGAIMGAIIALMIK
- a CDS encoding DNA-binding protein; amino-acid sequence: MKDIDKEILTKRLDVESKIFFFEYKENPNGKFLRIVEKSSGRRNAIVVPDSGLSEFINVLESIKNSR